From a single Bryobacter aggregatus MPL3 genomic region:
- the cyoE gene encoding heme o synthase: MFREYLALTKPRITWLILMSTAVGFYFGLPHLNPGTLHWVLLHLVLGTALIASGTAALNQWWERDSDRFMARTATRPLPSGKLPARNALVFGITLATAGFLDLWFGCNPLTACLGLFTLVTYLFVYTPLKRRSPHSTTIGAIPGAMPPLIGYAAASGELTWDAWALYAILFVWQFPHFYAIAWMYREEYGKAGIRMLPVVEPDGNSTANRILWTSILMVPTSLLPVMLAMSGKIYLAFALLMGALLLYTAWKLYQDRSRERARGVLLASVVYLPVLYAVLIFSPK, encoded by the coding sequence CTGTTTCGTGAATACCTGGCGTTAACAAAACCACGCATCACCTGGCTCATCCTCATGAGCACGGCGGTGGGGTTTTACTTTGGTCTGCCGCACCTGAATCCCGGCACCCTGCACTGGGTGCTGTTGCACCTCGTGCTGGGCACAGCGTTGATTGCCAGCGGTACCGCGGCACTGAACCAATGGTGGGAGCGCGATAGCGACCGCTTCATGGCGCGCACCGCCACGCGGCCGCTCCCCTCCGGAAAACTCCCTGCGCGCAATGCGCTCGTCTTTGGCATCACCCTGGCCACTGCGGGTTTCCTCGACCTCTGGTTCGGCTGCAACCCGCTCACCGCCTGCCTCGGTCTCTTTACCCTGGTCACCTATCTCTTTGTCTATACGCCGCTCAAACGGCGCTCGCCGCACTCCACCACGATCGGCGCCATCCCGGGCGCCATGCCCCCGCTCATCGGCTACGCAGCCGCCTCGGGAGAGCTCACCTGGGACGCCTGGGCCCTTTACGCAATCCTTTTTGTTTGGCAGTTCCCGCACTTTTACGCGATCGCCTGGATGTATCGCGAAGAATATGGCAAAGCGGGCATCCGCATGCTCCCTGTCGTTGAGCCCGATGGCAACTCCACCGCCAATCGCATCCTCTGGACTTCGATTCTGATGGTTCCAACCAGCCTCTTGCCGGTGATGCTGGCCATGAGCGGTAAGATCTATCTCGCGTTCGCCTTGCTCATGGGCGCACTGCTGCTGTATACCGCCTGGAAGCTGTACCAGGATCGCAGCCGAGAACGGGCACGGGGCGTCCTGTTGGCCTCGGTCGTGTATCTGCCGGTGCTCTACGCCGTGCTGATTTTTTCTCCGAAATAA